AGGAGAGGCCTGGGGATGCAGGGAGACAGGCTGAATGCCCCGCCAGCGGTTCTGAATTGGATGGTGACTACGGGCGTTGATCACGCTGCGGCTGACGGGCTTAGTGAAAGCAATCTATGGGTGCCGATCAAGCATCGGCGTCCGCAGCGTCACTCTTTTCGGTTTTGTCCTTGGCGGATGCGGCCTTCTTGGAGGTTGCTTTCTTGGCAGTGGTTTTCTTAGCTGCAGTCTTCTTGTCCGCAGGCTTGGCCTCGTCGTCAGCCGCTACAGGCGCTTTTTCGGTGATGGTGCTGTTGTCTTCCAGCCAACCCAGAAGCTTGTCCTGCAGCAGGTCATCCAACACCGCCTGACGCAGACGCTCGGGATCGATGTCCCGTTCGCCGGACAGCTGTTGCTTCACCTCGGCCAACTTGGCATCCACATCGGCATCGTCCACCACCAGCTTCTCGCTGTCGGCCAGGGCCGTGAGGGCCAGGCTGCGGCGTAGGCGTTCCTCAGCCTCGGGACGAGAGGACTCCATCAGGTTGCGAACCAGTTCAGGCGTGAACAGGGACTTCACATCCATGCCCTGTTGCGCGAACTGACCGGCGGTCTGTTCCACCAAGTTGCGCACTTCCTGCTGGATCAGGCTTTCAGGCAGTTCCACCTCCAGTTGCTCCACCAGGGCGCCCAGCAAGGCGTCGTGGCGGTTGCTGCGGGAGCGGCGTTCGGCGTCATCCTTCAGACGCTTTTCCAGATCGCTGCGCAGGTCGGCCAGAGATTCCTGCTCACTGGCCTGCTTGGCGAAGGCATCATCCAGGGCGGGCAGTTCGCGGGTTTTGAGATCCTTGAGCTCGATCTCGAAGTTGGCCTTGCGGCCGCGTGCGTCTTCCTTGGGGTAGTCGTCGGGGAAGTTGCACTCCACGGTCTTGCTGTCGCCGACAGCCATGCCAACCACGCCTTCGATGAAGCCGGGGATCATGCGGCCGTGCTCCAGATCCACATCCATCGAATCCGCACTGCCGCCTTCGATCTCACTGCCGTCATCGCTGTAAGTGCCCTTGAAGCCCACCACGGCGATGTCGCCTTTCTCAGCCTTGCGGCCCTCCACCGGAACCACGGTGGCCAGTTGACGTC
This region of Synechococcus sp. NOUM97013 genomic DNA includes:
- the tig gene encoding trigger factor produces the protein MSAASLKVSTSSRPGSRLAVEVAVPAERCQASYEEAINRLSRSVNLPGFRKGKVPRTVLVQQLGALRIRANALETLVDSIWRDALEQETIEALGQPELRGGFEELLESFKPGEGLTLTLETDVAPTPKLKSTKGLKAEAESVSYDPARVDEMLEQSRRQLATVVPVEGRKAEKGDIAVVGFKGTYSDDGSEIEGGSADSMDVDLEHGRMIPGFIEGVVGMAVGDSKTVECNFPDDYPKEDARGRKANFEIELKDLKTRELPALDDAFAKQASEQESLADLRSDLEKRLKDDAERRSRSNRHDALLGALVEQLEVELPESLIQQEVRNLVEQTAGQFAQQGMDVKSLFTPELVRNLMESSRPEAEERLRRSLALTALADSEKLVVDDADVDAKLAEVKQQLSGERDIDPERLRQAVLDDLLQDKLLGWLEDNSTITEKAPVAADDEAKPADKKTAAKKTTAKKATSKKAASAKDKTEKSDAADADA